The window aggcaatgctaaagaatgtttgaactacctcacagttgcactcatgacacacgctagtgaagtaatgctcaaaattctccaggtgaggcttcaacagtattgAACTTAACTgagaatgtccagatgttcaagctggatttagaaaagacagaggaaccagagatcaaattgacaacatccattgcatcatcgaaaaaacaagagagttccagaaaaacatctacttctgctttattgactatgccaaagcctttgaccatgtggatcacaacaaactggaaaattcttcaagagatggaaataccagacaatcttacctgcctcctgagaaatctgtatgcaggtcatgaagcaacagttagcaccagacatgaaacaatggaatggttccaaattgggaagagtacatcaaggctataaattgtcaccctgcttatttaacttatatgcagagtacatcatgtgaattgccagactggatgaagcacaagctggaatcagaattgccaggagaaataccaataacctcagatatgcagatgacaccagccttatggaagaaagtgaagagtaactacagagcctcttgatgaaagtgaaagagcagattggaaaagctggcttaaaactcaaccttcaaaaagctaagatcatggcatctggtcccatcacttcatggcaaatagatggagaaacaatggaaacagtgacagactatttttttgggctccagaatcactgcaggttgtgactgcagccatgaaattaaaagacaattgcttcttgaaagaaaagctacgaccaagctagatagcatgttacaaagcagagacttactttgccaacaaatgtccatctagtcaaagttattgtttttccagtagtcatgtatgggtgtgagagttggaccataaagaaagctgagcactgaagagttgatgcttttgaactgtggtgttggagaagactcttgagagtcccttggactgcaaggagatccaaccagtccatcctaaatgaaataattcctgaatattctttggaaggactgatgctggagcagaagttccaacactttggtcacctgatgcaaagaactgcctcattggtaaagactctgatgctgagaaatattgaaggcaggcagagaagggaactacagaggatgagatggttgaatggcatcactgactcagtggacgggcatttgagcaagctgcaggagttggtgatggacagggaatcctggcatgctatagtccatgcggtctcaaagaatgagagacgactgagcaagtgaactgaacttaactgagcaGACCAAAAAGATGGCAAGCCACTGTTCCGAGCAACTGTCTTCCCCAAGTTagtattcagtttttttttttttttttaaatcaatagtaaaaaggaaggaagtgtggttagttgttgcagacttcttggtttggaatcctttgttcttgcagctgtccatataggtcaggtcatgatgttcctataaactgCCAACAAGATAGATGTTATTCTCTGTTCCACAGCtttttatctctttaagaatgggAAATGTTATGCCTTTAAAATTAAGAGCCTTGCGAATGGGCTGTCCTGTATATTTCCGGCTATGGGCAATATACTATAGCAtaagcaatagaatacaaagggTAAAGTTAAAGAAACAGATCGCTCTATTGCATTAGGTGATGCCTACTCAGGAGCATCTCCTGTGTGATTAAGTTAAAGTCACCTGATTAGGAACTTTAAATGCATCTGCAAAATCCTTTGCCAGGTTCGATTAGCTAGAAGCAAGTCACAGTTTCCATCTATAATTAAGAGGGGATTATGAAGGCAGTCGATGAGGGCTTCTGTGGGAAGTTACTTTAGGGTTTGTTGGCCACAAGAAATAAGGAAATCAACACAAAGATATAGATTCAGATGTGACTCAGAATAAAGCTACGTGGACCTGTGAATGGGGTGTTTATGGATGCCACAGAACTTGGTGCATGTATGTGCACATGCTTTTATCGGTTAGCTTTTGCTGCTTAATGAACTGTGCCAAAATTGTGTTTTCAAACAGCATCCATttatttagctaaaaaaaaaaagtacagatcaACAGTTTGTGTTTAGCTGGGTGGTTCTACAGATCTGGGTCAGACTCAGGTGATCTTTACTGTGGTTCTTGATGTGCCTGCAGTTGGCTTCTGGGTCAGCTGCTGGCTGGTTAACTGAGATGTGGTCTTGTAGTTCTTCCAGTGAGGAACTGGGCTCATTTACATCAAGGTGATGCTGTCCACTCAGCAAGCCAGCAAGCACCAATCCACAAGTGCTTTTCAATTCAATATGTCTTATATTACATTTGCTAATGACCCACTGATCAAAACAAGTCATATGGCCAGTTGAGGTTAAAGGGTAAGTGAAGAAAAGGACTTTGCCTTTCTTATAAAAAGAGTAGAAAAATGTGGGTATTTTTACAGTCCACTACATGATAgttattactttttaaagattGTAAGTATTCTGCTTTTAGGATGAgcaaatcagtaaaaaaaaaaaaaaaaaaagatggatacATAGCTTATGGGGGGGCGGGGGACTGATGAAATGGGATCCTGGAGAAAACAAAAGCTGCTGGAATGCAGAGCACACTggggaatttgcattttaaaaagggaaagtcCATTATATGTCCATAGAATGAAtgaaaggggagaaagaaagttctagaaaaatttaattttcctGGTAGTCTCAATTTTCCTTGGATAAAAATAACCTaggtcaggaaatggcaacccactccagtgttcttgcctggagaatcccagggacgggggagcctggtgggctgccatctatggggtcgcacagagtcggacacgactgaagcgacttagccgcagcagcaggtCATCTATTGAATACAGTGAGGGTGGTGTTGGGAAAAGGGTTTGTGGAGAGTGTGAACTTTGTTGAAGGCTGTTGTTTAGaacaggagaggaagctgaggtcaaaatataagagagggaaaaaaatcccaaacagTCCACACAAAAGGTGAGTGGTACACAGCCCTGTTGAGATTTACAGAGCTTACATTTATGTTGGTGCCCATCCACAGTGCCTTACCAGCGCATGGGTGAACTAGAGACAGGGACCCCCTCTGCCTCGTTCAGGAAACGTCTTTCTCACTCTCAGTTGATACCCTTATGCAAGACAAACTCATAAATAAGTGCAGTGGCCCTGCCAATCAACAGGAttatattagattttttaaaatagcggCTTTAGGTAAACTAGATCTAGGAGCATAAGGACAGTTGGTGGGACTGATTTAAGAATAACAACTTGCCAAGTGGATCTGCAAAAGAACAAGACAGAATGTTGACAGTGCTTGCAAAAGGTTgaaattaaaaaagtaattttaaaacctaaaatGCAAACTAGCAGGGGTTGAGGGAGATGAGAGTGGGTCATAAGAGAAGAGCTCTGTTGTGAAGGAACAATCGGTTCATGGTAGATATGGGGAGGTGTTGATGGCACTATAAATGTCCATCTGTGAGAAGAGGACAGAGTAGTAGGTATGTTGGGAGACCTAGCTGTTATAATGTAAGGACTGCATTTGAGGACACTGGAGAATCAGAAGTTTCTGCCTTGCATGACTGTATCAGTTGAGGGGAAAGAGTACAACTATATATATGGACCAACATGGTTCAAATCTTTGTCGCTCTTCAGAACATCAGGCAGCAGCAGATCAGGCACTCTGGCTTGGAGTCTGATGTCTCAGAATCCATGGACACGCTGGGAAAAAACTGAATATACACAGAAGcagttaattttatttgttaatttttattgaagtattgtttatttacaatgctgtgttaatttctacagtacaacaaaatgattcaattatacacacacacacacacacatatatatatatatacttttgcaaattcttttcatttatggtttatcacaggatactgaatatagtcctctgtgctatatagttggCTCTTGTTTATCCGTCCTGCATGTAATGGTTTGTACCTGCTAACCCCAGTCTCCCACTCATCTCTCCCCCAAACCTTTCTTCCCTGGCGACCACaagtctattttctgtctctgagtctgtttctgttttgaagttaagttcacttgtgtcatattttagattccacgtgtaagtgataccatatggtattgtctttctttttctgacttcctttgcctagtatgataatctctagttgcatccatgttgctgcagatggtgttatttcattcttttttatggttgaataatattccattttacatatgtatcacattttctttatccattcatctgttgaaggacatttaggttatttccatatgttggttattgtgaatagtgttgagAAACAGTTAATTTTAGACTTACTAAAATGACAAGGCAGCTCTATTACAGAGATTGGTTGTTCAAATAACTGATAATCTCTATTATGCAGGATCCAAGGGTGGATTTAGGATAAGGATCATCCACCTGATGAGAGCAGAACATTGCAAGCATCCTCTGTTATGGGGATTATTGTGAATGTATTCAGAGCTCAGGATAGTTTTTCTAGGAGAAAGCTTTGGAAATGATTTGGAAGGAAGCGTATGGTGAGGGGGTTTCAAGGAATCAGAAGAGAGCTGGGGATGAGAGAACACGGTCAGCAGTGTTTTTAGAGAAGTTTCTGAAGCAAAGGCATCAACAAAGGTCAGGTTAGAAGATAAATGGAGGAGAGGACAGAGAACAGGCTTGAGAGAGAAGGAATTAGAGTACATCAGTAACAAACCTAGAGAACAGAACAGAGGGTATTaatgggagaggaggaaggggttGAAATAATTTGCAGGCATCTTAGAGAAGTGTATTATCGCCTGTAAGGGGTTTACAGGTGAGAGGCAAAATAAAAGGCCTATTCTGAGTAAGTTGACTAAATTTTGACAGGTATCCATCCTTTCTTTCTGCATAAAATTATTCATGTCTTtataccctcttttttttttaacttattaataagaggaactcaagaaatgaatctttttcatttatatgttACAAAAGGCATTCTCCTCTCCTGGGAATTTTATAAGAATATGGtaccacatttttattttagtataaaTTAGGATAATATaaaattccaaaaatatattGCAAATGCTTATTAGTACATtgattagaaaaatataataaaaacattctTAGACTCTTCAGAATCTTTCTCTTTGAACTTTTCTTAGTTCTTCAGTAATCAAGTTTTAGAATTACTTATATTAGGTAAGACAGGACTTCATGCAATAGAATGTTTGGTAATTAATTAGAAGCCATGGTCTTGAGGAAGTTGGAGAGAAGAGTCTTTTCTTCTGATGAGACCCTCAAAATCACAGTCCTGTGATTTTACAGGATAATCAGGATGAATTAGTGAATTTGTTATATAAAATGAAGTTATTTGGAAACATGGCTGAAAAGTTAATGGGATTTTGGTGGCTgtgattaatttaaaatttttttataccAAAAGCTATGGCATAACATAAAAAGAGACTCTACATAGTCTTGAAATTTCTTCATTCCTTCTATGAGAAGAGATCAATCATTGGAAACAGAGAACTTTCACTTACAACTAATCTTATGAGTTCGTTTTACAAACACTGGATAAGCAGAATTGTTTCTAAGTAGAACTTATGTGAGGAGGTTGTTAAACTTTCTATCTCAATTTTATTGAATTCTGCTTAATTTTCAATTATCCCTGATTTTCAGATATTCTGGGTTACATgccaaaatattcaaaaattatttatgtggCAAGAATTCTGTGTTGCAAATTTACAAACAAATTTACATatgaaaagaaaggaatattttGGGTACATTAATTCAGAAACATAAGTTTTGGATGAGTTGTTTGCATTtatcagttttaaatatttttaggacTCAAAGCTCTGATGTGAAAATCTTTGCATTCGGTCTGATGGGCACCTTtttaacatgttaaaaagcaaaatcaagAAATATCTTTTACTGAGTTTATAAATGAAGCTCTTGCTAAGTTAATTATTATGGTTGTAAGCTTATCTGATATATactgtaatatatataatattatatattatatacatatataacttaataaatatttattaatatttttgataaCAGATATGTTCTAAATTCTTTGGtacaaatattttcctttccctTATGGACTGATAGACTCCCTTCAATAATTTTGAAAGGAAACTGCTCTTTAAAAGATTTGACTTTAGAATCATTTATAATTTCAgtacttgttttaaaataatggataattaaaaaaaaacagcacaaGAATATAGATACCCAGTTATTTTATGGGCTCTCCCTAACCACTTTTGGacatgatttctttattttctttttatttgatgtGGATTGGTGAATTGCATTGTTTCAGGCAGATTGCATTTGTAAAGTACTATGCTTATCTATTCATTCCTTCCAGCATAACTCACATCATTTGTTAACTGTTCATTCTGACAAGTAAttagggaaaatatttttaataagctaAAACTTATAAACCTTGGCTTTCATTCTCAATTTATCATTGTATGTTGATGTTGGGTGCTGTATCTTTTGAATTCTGGCCATTATTTTCAGGTTTACAATGTGTAGGAAAAgtctaagtttttatttttatttatttattaacatttttttttaaattttatttttaaactttacataattgtattagttttgccaaatatcaaaatgactcTTGAAATATTGTAATCATTTTTATCATATTATGGTTTATAGTCTTacaatggaagaaaagctatttccttttccaaagtgcattttgaaatttatattaatGATGATTTAAATCTTTTCAAATCACCCAATTCCAAAAGAAGATAGCTCTTTTAGATTTTGTCAATGAATTATTTTCCAAAGGGAGACAtacaaatacaattttatattgaTGTTTATTCCGGGGAATAAATGAGATCTAGTGTCTAAGAGTTcaccatttatttatattttatttcaaattcaaaGAAACGCCTCATTAGCAAAACTGAGTTTCTTCCATTTGAGGGGAGGTTTAAGGGCTTCCTTTTGTGTAAACGAATAGGACTGTTTGCATAAACGCACGAGTGACAAGAATGCTTTGACAGTTTCACAAATGATGTCCTATGACCCTgtctatttctctttcctctagTTAACTTCTCCCACTGCCTCTGAGCAGCTTGCCCGTAAACCACCtgctttctcctttgtttctccaACTAATCAGAAAACACCACCTGCCCCAGGCGACCTCGCCAGCGCCTCTGTCCTGGAGGAGTTCCACTCGAGGAGGCTGGATGCCCGCGGGGCCCTGGTGGAAGAAACAACCACGTACTTTCAAACTTCTGCTCACTCTGCACCTTTTTTTGCACCGAAGGGCACGTCCTCGACGTCACAGGTCCCCCAACCCGCTCAGTTATCAGGGTCTCCTTCATCCAgtccaagcacagcacagcaaaacaCGGGGCAGACTTCTGAAGTCCTCAAGAAGACGGTCACCTCGAACGTCCTTAGTCCCAAAGAGAGTCCGAGAGCCTCTTCTTCACCAGCCTCCGGTGCTTCTCTGAAGTCGAGTGCAGCCTCCTACATCCCCGTGCGCATCGTCACGCACTCGCTCTCGCCGAGTCCCAGAGCTTTCCCCTCCCCTTTCCACGGCTCCTCCTCCACGGTCTGTAGCCAAGCGTCCTCCAGCGGAAGCCTCTCGAGGTCAGGGGTGAAACCCCCGGTGCCCTCCAGGCTTTCCGTCCTCACCGCCATCCTGAAGTCCAGCCCTTCTCACCAAAGGCCCCTCTCCCCGGCCTCCTGTCCCACCTTCTCTCTCAACTCCCTGGCTTCCTCCACGCTCACGCTTGATCAAAAAGTCAAACAAGCCCCACCCACACCTAAGAAATCCCTCTCAAGTTGCTCCCTGCGATCAGGGTCTCCAGAGCAAAAGGAAAACCCGGTTTCCGACCTCAGCCAGCCatctttcccctttctttctcccaCCAAAgctgcaccccctccccaggcaTCGGCCCTTTCTCCCCCAAAACAGGGCAGTAGCAGCTTCGCTTCTGTGATTGTAGAGAAAATGCCATCCCCGACTCTGAAGAGCAGCCCAGTGACTTCCCAGCTGCAAACCAGTACCTCCAGCTCTGTGGGTCTGCCTCCCGTCCCTCCAAGCTTTTCTCCTCTGTCTTCGAAAGGCAGACAGGATGCTGAGCCCagaggcccagggaagcccagggatatCTGCTCGCATGCCTCTACATCACCTTCCTCCACatcgtcttctgtgtctcctcccACTAACCCAAGGGCCATGCTCTCCTCACCAGAGAGACGCTACCATCCGTCCCCAGCTCTTTCAAACCTGATAAACAGATCTAAGAGCGCACAAGCGCCGGTCTCTAGCCAAGGGCAGACTCCGTCtactccacccccagcccctgtctCCAGCTCCAGCTCTGCCTCTTTTTCCTGTCTGGGGTCCTCTGCTCTCCCCCTGGCTAATCCTCCCACAAAAGCACACCAGCTCAGTCCCTCCGCGCTGCACCCAAATCTTACCCTGCCTTCAAGACTTAGGAAATCCGAAAGCTCTATATCTGACCACAGGTCATCTGTCTCAGCTCCGTCACCTCCCTTCTCTCTAACAAGAACCAAGGAGCTGAGTTCACCTTGTGCATTGTCCATGTCAGCAGGCCCTGAGAATAAGAAACCCAAGGTATTTCTTTTGCACGTTGCATGGTGCATGCTTCTTTTGaaaagagaagaatttttttCCAGGGGAAAATCAATGATTATGATATTCGTTCTGCTCCTACAAGGAGGTAGTGCAAGAGGATGTAAGACTTGGTGGATTTGAATGTGTGGATGAACTATAATCTGTTTAAAATTATGCATGTTTCTGAAAACCTCTTTGATTTTGCAAATCCTCTTATGGTAACTTTTTATATCTATGGCCTTAAGGGCATTTTTTTCCCGGGCATAATGAGTTATATTATTGATCCCAAAGATGGAATTTAGAGCAGTTAGATGAGATTTGGGAATATGATacatttatgatttatttaataaCATGAACCGTATTATCCACCAAGATATCCTGTACTGATAGAATAGTAGATAGGATTAgtataaaatggaattttatatGTCAAGCCCCAGATGATTGCCAAGTCAATTTGAAAACTTTCTATTTCCTTTGctggcatttatttattattattaattttcccCCCTTCTACAATGTTGATTTCTTTATTGCTTTCTATAAACCTCAAGCTAAATCAATATGTATttagttatatattaatatatatgtcaaAATAGAATAGAAATTTCCTTTGTATGTGAAAATTATTTGCTTTATTCTAAACACTAAATACATAATGattataaaatacagaaagagTGGACAGGCTGGGTATAGGGAAATAGAATTAAGAGAGGAGAAATATTGACTTTTAAATGCTCCAACATAACCTGTTGAACAAGGATGTGGATCAGCATCTGTTTTAATATGAGAAGGGAAACATTTGAAGGAGTTACCCATAGCATTCATGGTTCATTTGTCCTGGAAGAAGGCACCTCTGCCCTAGGATGGCACCTCTGCCAGCTTCCCAGCTGTTCCCATGTAACTTAGGATGTGGAGTTTATCTGTGGTTAGACAGATAGCTTAGAATCCAGTCATTATTATacacatgaaataaaattatgaaagtgCCTGTATTTAGAAAGGGATAGGGATTTTAAGTTCAGTGCGTTGAAATAACACCATTAGAGCATCCAGGTTGATTCCATGGAGATTGTGTTCAATTCTATCACTGTCAGGATGGTGAACTAATCGTGGAAAAGATGAAAGAGCCACATGATCTTGTATTAAGAAGATCTTAACCTAATAAGGTTACAATATGATTCACCTTAAAAAGCGTGCATTAGGTATCTACTGTATGCCCACCGCTCTAATAGCTTTTTAGAGgtagtgtgttttatttttaaggaagagATAATCCTTtgtcttaaaaaacaaattttatgtaGCAGaaaagcatacatatatatgagcgtcccaggtggaactagtggtaaagaaccttcctgccaatgccgCAAACAGATGTGGGTTATATCCCTAGGTCAGAAgaccgctggagaaggaaatgacagcccactccagtattcttgcctggagaattccatggacagagcagcctggtagggtacagtccgtaggatcacaaagggtcggacacaactgaagcgacttagcacgcatgaacgcatacatatatatatatatatatatatatatatataatgtggaGAAGCTGTAGAGACTTAGTAAATTTACAGTAAACCTAGAAAACAAGGACAAAGGCAATATTAACAGTATAATACAGATTATgtataaaatgataaaagttcACTGAATTCAGAGAATATTATGGGATATGGTTAGTGAGGTACATTGTCATAAATGTTGGAAATGTTGGAACATTTATGTTCCAATGTTTAGGATTTAGTTTAATGAAGAGGAACGCAGTTGGCATTTCAGAAATGTTAAACGACCTGACCAAATATACAGAAGATGGTCCCAGATGAATGTATGTGGACACATAAGAATACTGGTCTTATCATCAACTAGTGATAATAGCAAAATGATAATTACAGAAAGAGAGATCGAATACTCTCTGTGAATCATGAACCATCATAGTAGTTACACAAAGCAGTTAAAATTTAGTTAGAAGAGACGATGTCTGTTAATTTTGTTATGACCGTATAAGATTGGtcatattattttctccattctctgTACTAAGAAACTGTTGTTCAATGAATAGCTTGCTCAGGTAATGTTTCTTATGCTGGCTGAGATGACATTTATATTAATTGAAGTCTACCGAATCTtgaagccatttttttttaaactgagatttACTGCAACAAAGCAATAACTCATATTCATTATAATTTTAGCCCGGTTTATTAATTCTtaggaaggaaataatcattatGAGATGATTAGAATGATCAATTGATATAATATttggatcattttaaaatgtattttttccagattatgaagtccttctattttaaaaagcaaatgggGGAAGAAATCTTTTACCCTAATTCTAAATTTGAAAAAGTGGTTTATTTGAAGTAAATGAGCTGGTGGTTATTTTTTCAATACATATATGTTATTATGGAATTCACTTgtgatgtattaaaaaaaaaacctggtgaTTTAAACACTACCTTTTCCTGAATTTATTCACAATGATCTCTTAAACCACACTGCATTATACTTAAATTATTCTTTACCTTTGTGAAAAGTAGTTTTACTCCACTGGCTTCTTTAGAGAGTTTctgttaatggcaccccactccagtacttttgcctggaaaatcccatggacagaggagcctggtgggctgcagtccatggggtcgctaggagtcagacacaactgagtgacttcactttcacttttcactttcatgcattggaggaggaaatggcaacccactccactgttcttgcctggagaatcccagggatgggggagcctggtgggctgccatctctggggtcgcacagagtcggacacgactgaagcgacttagcagctgcttTGTTTATGTTTTGCCCTGTTTTTGAAGAGTTGGAAGAGGATGAGCCTGAAGGGAGTTC of the Bubalus kerabau isolate K-KA32 ecotype Philippines breed swamp buffalo chromosome 3, PCC_UOA_SB_1v2, whole genome shotgun sequence genome contains:
- the MLIP gene encoding muscular LMNA-interacting protein isoform X4, encoding MDFEKHGKGSLLNENLEEKLTVSSGDSEAKPLIFTFVPTVRRLPTHSQLGDTSKYIVKIPEEPSDKTPETVNRFDSSEYLTLNVGRQQEKERGALTCPSEVEDKASQGREFKEKKPQGMQQSDLFKAEYVFIVDSEGEEEAPGRKGDQGPPVGTGPPAARPASLAISSCLASDAVRPKTRGADLQAPSHPERPQAMAPQQRHGQLTSPTASEQLARKPPAFSFVSPTNQKTPPAPGDLASASVLEEFHSRRLDARGALVEETTTYFQTSAHSAPFFAPKGTSSTSQVPQPAQLSGSPSSSPSTAQQNTGQTSEVLKKTVTSNVLSPKESPRASSSPASGASLKSSAASYIPVRIVTHSLSPSPRAFPSPFHGSSSTVCSQASSSGSLSRSGVKPPVPSRLSVLTAILKSSPSHQRPLSPASCPTFSLNSLASSTLTLDQKVKQAPPTPKKSLSSCSLRSGSPEQKENPVSDLSQPSFPFLSPTKAAPPPQASALSPPKQGSSSFASVIVEKMPSPTLKSSPVTSQLQTSTSSSVGLPPVPPSFSPLSSKGRQDAEPRGPGKPRDICSHASTSPSSTSSSVSPPTNPRAMLSSPERRYHPSPALSNLINRSKSAQAPVSSQGQTPSTPPPAPVSSSSSASFSCLGSSALPLANPPTKAHQLSPSALHPNLTLPSRLRKSESSISDHRSSVSAPSPPFSLTRTKELSSPCALSMSAGPENKKPKQYKTKSSYKAFAAIPTNTLLLEQKALDEPAKTDSISKDSTLDPPLELCSPAQLRQQTEELCATIDKVLQDSLSMHSSDSPSSSLQTFLGSDTVKMPTTLPRAAGRETKYANLSSPSSTVPESQLTKPGVIRPVPVKSKVLLKKEEEVYEPNPFSKYLEDNSDFFSEQDVPAPPKPVSLHPLYQTRLHPPAKSLLRPQTRPHADGLTPGPFSHLSSFSLSDEQENSHTLFSYNAYNKLSHPMMAIPEHETLDSKEQ
- the MLIP gene encoding muscular LMNA-interacting protein isoform X1, yielding MGSSFRKREDIVQCGMNESFMDLLLGKNISKQISECIWAALLFTDKVCNTVSSGDSEAKPLIFTFVPTVRRLPTHSQLGDTSKYIVKIPEEPSDKTPETVNRFDSSEYLTLNVGRQQEKERGALTCPSEVEDKASQGREFKEKKPQGMQQSDLFKAEYVFIVDSEGEEEAPGRKGDQGPPVGTGPPAARPASLAISSCLASDAVRPKTRGADLQAPSHPERPQAMAPQQRHGQLTSPTASEQLARKPPAFSFVSPTNQKTPPAPGDLASASVLEEFHSRRLDARGALVEETTTYFQTSAHSAPFFAPKGTSSTSQVPQPAQLSGSPSSSPSTAQQNTGQTSEVLKKTVTSNVLSPKESPRASSSPASGASLKSSAASYIPVRIVTHSLSPSPRAFPSPFHGSSSTVCSQASSSGSLSRSGVKPPVPSRLSVLTAILKSSPSHQRPLSPASCPTFSLNSLASSTLTLDQKVKQAPPTPKKSLSSCSLRSGSPEQKENPVSDLSQPSFPFLSPTKAAPPPQASALSPPKQGSSSFASVIVEKMPSPTLKSSPVTSQLQTSTSSSVGLPPVPPSFSPLSSKGRQDAEPRGPGKPRDICSHASTSPSSTSSSVSPPTNPRAMLSSPERRYHPSPALSNLINRSKSAQAPVSSQGQTPSTPPPAPVSSSSSASFSCLGSSALPLANPPTKAHQLSPSALHPNLTLPSRLRKSESSISDHRSSVSAPSPPFSLTRTKELSSPCALSMSAGPENKKPKQYKTKSSYKAFAAIPTNTLLLEQKALDEPAKTDSISKDSTLDPPLELCSPAQLRQQTEELCATIDKVLQDSLSMHSSDSPSSSLQTFLGSDTVKMPTTLPRAAGRETKYANLSSPSSTVPESQLTKPGVIRPVPVKSKVLLKKEEEVYEPNPFSKYLEDNSDFFSEQDVPAPPKPVSLHPLYQTRLHPPAKSLLRPQTRPHADGLTPGPFSHLSSFSLSDEQENSHTLFSYNAYNKLSHPMMAIPEHETLDSKEQ
- the MLIP gene encoding muscular LMNA-interacting protein isoform X3 is translated as MLPETQGLPRDCGNNSFQMNSCVLAGSVQTTPQVSSGDSEAKPLIFTFVPTVRRLPTHSQLGDTSKYIVKIPEEPSDKTPETVNRFDSSEYLTLNVGRQQEKERGALTCPSEVEDKASQGREFKEKKPQGMQQSDLFKAEYVFIVDSEGEEEAPGRKGDQGPPVGTGPPAARPASLAISSCLASDAVRPKTRGADLQAPSHPERPQAMAPQQRHGQLTSPTASEQLARKPPAFSFVSPTNQKTPPAPGDLASASVLEEFHSRRLDARGALVEETTTYFQTSAHSAPFFAPKGTSSTSQVPQPAQLSGSPSSSPSTAQQNTGQTSEVLKKTVTSNVLSPKESPRASSSPASGASLKSSAASYIPVRIVTHSLSPSPRAFPSPFHGSSSTVCSQASSSGSLSRSGVKPPVPSRLSVLTAILKSSPSHQRPLSPASCPTFSLNSLASSTLTLDQKVKQAPPTPKKSLSSCSLRSGSPEQKENPVSDLSQPSFPFLSPTKAAPPPQASALSPPKQGSSSFASVIVEKMPSPTLKSSPVTSQLQTSTSSSVGLPPVPPSFSPLSSKGRQDAEPRGPGKPRDICSHASTSPSSTSSSVSPPTNPRAMLSSPERRYHPSPALSNLINRSKSAQAPVSSQGQTPSTPPPAPVSSSSSASFSCLGSSALPLANPPTKAHQLSPSALHPNLTLPSRLRKSESSISDHRSSVSAPSPPFSLTRTKELSSPCALSMSAGPENKKPKQYKTKSSYKAFAAIPTNTLLLEQKALDEPAKTDSISKDSTLDPPLELCSPAQLRQQTEELCATIDKVLQDSLSMHSSDSPSSSLQTFLGSDTVKMPTTLPRAAGRETKYANLSSPSSTVPESQLTKPGVIRPVPVKSKVLLKKEEEVYEPNPFSKYLEDNSDFFSEQDVPAPPKPVSLHPLYQTRLHPPAKSLLRPQTRPHADGLTPGPFSHLSSFSLSDEQENSHTLFSYNAYNKLSHPMMAIPEHETLDSKEQ